The Nocardioides sp. S-1144 genome includes a region encoding these proteins:
- a CDS encoding fatty acyl-CoA synthetase, with protein sequence MDPEISHARQHTLGDLPRRSAARFPDKTAIVDGSTRLSFAELDATVDRVAAAIADAGLAKGDRLALLSHNCWQFAVLDFAAARVGVVLVPINFMLGGDEIAYILDHSGASAFVVEDGLLDVAGRALTALGRPVPVRAVVRVAGGPVPEGWVDVQDWVERDGVPPHVPVADDDPVRMMFTSGTESRPKGALLSSRALMWQYVSCVVDGSMSADDVELHTLPLYHCAQLDCFLGVDVYLGATSVILPGPDPAAVLAAIAEHRVTKYFAPPTVWIGLLRSPDFDTADLSSLRKGYYGASPMPVEVLKEMRERLPDVDLWNFYGQTEMSPLATILGPDEQLTHAGSAGRAALNVETRIVAADGSSVDPLAPHEVGEIVHRSPHATLGYHEDPARTAEAFQHGWFHSGDLGYLDDDGRLYVVDRKKDMIKTGGENVASREVEEAIYTMPGVAEVAVFGVSHPRWVEAVTAVVVAKDGADLTPDSVLAHARSVLAGYKAPKYVVVADALPKNPSGKILKRQLRDEHATIATG encoded by the coding sequence ATGGACCCGGAGATCTCGCACGCCCGCCAGCACACGCTGGGCGACCTGCCCCGGCGCAGCGCCGCCCGCTTCCCCGACAAGACCGCCATCGTCGACGGGTCGACCCGCCTGAGCTTCGCCGAGCTCGACGCGACCGTCGACCGGGTCGCCGCCGCGATCGCCGACGCCGGTCTGGCCAAGGGTGACCGGCTGGCGCTGCTGAGCCACAACTGCTGGCAGTTCGCGGTGCTCGACTTCGCCGCGGCACGGGTCGGCGTCGTCCTGGTGCCGATCAACTTCATGCTCGGCGGCGACGAGATCGCCTACATCCTCGACCACAGCGGTGCCTCGGCGTTCGTCGTCGAGGACGGGCTCCTCGACGTCGCGGGCCGGGCGCTCACCGCGCTCGGTCGGCCCGTCCCGGTCCGCGCCGTCGTCCGGGTCGCCGGCGGCCCGGTGCCCGAGGGCTGGGTCGACGTCCAGGACTGGGTCGAGCGCGACGGCGTCCCGCCGCACGTGCCGGTGGCCGACGACGATCCGGTGCGGATGATGTTCACCTCCGGCACCGAGTCCCGCCCCAAGGGCGCCCTGCTGAGCAGCCGGGCCCTGATGTGGCAGTACGTCTCGTGCGTGGTCGACGGGTCGATGAGCGCCGACGACGTCGAGCTGCACACGCTGCCGCTCTACCACTGCGCCCAGCTCGACTGCTTCCTCGGCGTCGACGTCTACCTCGGCGCGACCTCGGTGATCCTCCCCGGGCCCGACCCGGCCGCCGTGCTGGCCGCCATCGCCGAGCACCGGGTCACCAAGTACTTCGCGCCGCCCACGGTGTGGATCGGCCTGCTGCGCTCCCCCGACTTCGACACCGCCGACCTGTCCTCGCTGCGCAAGGGCTACTACGGCGCCTCCCCGATGCCGGTGGAGGTGCTCAAGGAGATGCGCGAGCGCCTCCCCGACGTCGACCTGTGGAACTTCTACGGCCAGACCGAGATGTCGCCACTGGCCACCATCCTCGGCCCCGACGAGCAGCTCACCCACGCCGGCTCCGCCGGCCGGGCCGCCCTCAACGTCGAGACCCGGATCGTCGCGGCCGACGGCTCCTCGGTCGACCCGCTCGCCCCGCACGAGGTCGGCGAGATCGTGCACCGCTCCCCGCACGCGACGCTCGGCTACCACGAGGACCCCGCCCGGACGGCCGAGGCGTTCCAGCACGGCTGGTTCCACTCCGGCGACCTCGGCTACCTCGACGACGACGGCCGGCTCTACGTGGTCGACCGCAAGAAGGACATGATCAAGACCGGCGGCGAGAACGTCGCGAGCCGCGAGGTCGAGGAGGCGATCTACACGATGCCCGGCGTCGCCGAGGTCGCCGTCTTCGGCGTCAGCCACCCGCGCTGGGTGGAGGCGGTGACGGCGGTCGTCGTCGCCAAGGACGGCGCCGACCTCACCCCCGACTCCGTGCTGGCCCACGCCCGGTCGGTGCTGGCCGGCTACAAGGCCCCGAAGTACGTCGTCGTGGCCGACGCGCTGCCGAAGAATCCCAGCGGGAAGATCCTCAAGCGCCAGCTCCGCGACGAGCACGCCACCATCGCCACCGGCTGA
- a CDS encoding N-acetylmuramoyl-L-alanine amidase translates to MRLTHPAALALALSLAVAGCGGGPGRSGGTAGDAGPAPASRSSSASSSPSAPPTPSPGAGSEARPLQGRVVVLDPGHQLGNRNFAEQVSRPVPAGGFTKPCNTTGTATDAGYPEATFTWQVSRLLARRLERLGARVVATRTTNSGRRWGPCVDVRGRAGNRVDADLKLSIHADGSYAAGAHGFHVIRPPDRAPWTDDIVRPSRRLALDVRRSLRAAGFAPATYVAGGDGLDVRRDLGTLNLSDVPTVLVELGNMRSPVDAPDMTGRAGRARYADALAAAVVRNLR, encoded by the coding sequence GTGCGACTGACGCACCCGGCCGCGCTGGCCCTGGCGCTGTCGCTGGCGGTCGCGGGCTGCGGCGGCGGCCCCGGCAGGTCCGGTGGCACCGCCGGCGACGCCGGTCCCGCGCCGGCGTCGCGGTCGTCGTCGGCGTCGTCCTCTCCCTCCGCCCCGCCGACGCCGTCGCCGGGCGCGGGCTCCGAGGCCCGGCCGCTGCAGGGGCGGGTGGTCGTGCTCGACCCCGGCCACCAGCTCGGCAACCGGAACTTCGCGGAGCAGGTCTCGCGCCCGGTCCCCGCCGGAGGCTTCACCAAGCCGTGCAACACCACCGGCACCGCGACCGACGCCGGCTACCCCGAGGCGACGTTCACCTGGCAGGTCTCCCGGCTCCTCGCCCGCCGGCTCGAGCGGCTCGGGGCCCGCGTCGTCGCGACGCGCACGACGAACTCCGGGCGCCGCTGGGGACCCTGCGTCGACGTCCGCGGCCGGGCGGGGAACCGCGTCGACGCCGACCTCAAGCTGAGCATCCACGCCGACGGCTCGTACGCCGCCGGCGCGCACGGGTTCCACGTGATCCGCCCGCCCGACCGGGCGCCGTGGACCGACGACATCGTCCGGCCCTCGCGGCGGCTGGCCCTCGACGTCCGGCGCTCGCTGCGCGCCGCGGGCTTCGCGCCCGCCACGTACGTGGCCGGTGGAGACGGTCTCGACGTCCGTCGCGACCTCGGCACCCTCAACCTCTCCGACGTGCCGACCGTGCTGGTCGAGCTCGGCAACATGCGCTCGCCCGTCGACGCACCCGACATGACCGGCCGCGCCGGCCGGGCCCGGTACGCCGACGCGCTCGCCGCCGCCGTCGTCCGCAACCTGCGCTGA
- a CDS encoding alpha/beta hydrolase gives MPLDPGIASLLQLIDGSPYPPMSEGTPDDARRALRSMTVDLVTPETRVPVGSVEETEVAGRPARLYRPVDDGPLPTLVYLHGGGFVIGDLDTHDQTCRRLCAGAAVVVLAIDYRLAPEARFPAAVDDALAAVRWADEHRGELGGGEVLAVGGDSAGGNLAAVAALELGSRVDAQVLLYPATHMTGDYPSRTENAEGYFLDLATMGWFGGHYLGHDADRADRADRADPRHSPLLADLAAVDGDLAPALVVTVEYDPLRDEGEAYAALLERAGVPVETVRYDGLVHGFIDMGPMSPAAAAALDDVVERVGRLLRR, from the coding sequence ATGCCTCTGGACCCCGGGATCGCCTCCCTGCTGCAGCTGATCGACGGCTCGCCGTACCCGCCGATGTCGGAGGGGACGCCGGACGACGCGCGGCGGGCGCTGCGGTCGATGACGGTCGACCTCGTCACGCCGGAGACCCGCGTGCCGGTCGGCAGCGTCGAGGAGACCGAGGTCGCCGGACGGCCGGCGCGGCTGTACCGGCCGGTCGACGACGGGCCGCTCCCGACGCTGGTCTACCTGCACGGCGGCGGCTTCGTGATCGGTGACCTCGACACCCACGACCAGACCTGCCGGCGGCTGTGCGCCGGCGCGGCGGTCGTGGTGCTCGCGATCGACTACCGCCTCGCACCGGAGGCGCGCTTCCCGGCGGCCGTCGACGACGCGCTGGCCGCCGTCCGGTGGGCCGACGAGCACCGCGGCGAGCTCGGCGGGGGCGAGGTCCTCGCGGTCGGCGGCGACTCCGCCGGCGGCAACCTGGCCGCCGTCGCCGCGCTCGAGCTCGGCAGCCGGGTCGACGCCCAGGTGCTCCTGTACCCGGCCACCCACATGACCGGCGACTACCCCTCGCGCACCGAGAACGCCGAGGGCTACTTCCTCGACCTGGCCACGATGGGCTGGTTCGGGGGGCACTACCTCGGTCACGATGCCGACCGGGCCGACCGGGCCGACCGGGCCGACCCCCGGCACTCGCCGCTGCTGGCCGACCTGGCCGCCGTCGACGGCGACCTCGCGCCGGCGCTCGTCGTCACCGTCGAGTACGACCCGCTGCGCGACGAGGGCGAGGCCTACGCCGCGCTCCTCGAGCGGGCCGGGGTGCCGGTCGAGACCGTCCGCTACGACGGGCTGGTGCACGGGTTCATCGACATGGGGCCGATGAGCCCCGCGGCCGCCGCCGCCCTCGACGACGTCGTCGAGCGGGTCGGGCGGCTGCTGCGCCGCTGA
- a CDS encoding dihydrofolate reductase family protein, translated as MILGPTSGDLDDDAVAAAYPWPEEGPWVRAMMVTTLDGAAAGPDGTSDSISSSVDKAVFDAVRRFADAVVVGAGTIRAEGYGAMRAKPADVGRRTAAGQAAAPVIAIVSGSLDLPWESELFTGSTQRPVVLTGSGAPTSARDTASQHCDLVVAPEERVTPSFVVDTLVARGLRRIVCEGGPSLLERFVAEGRLDEADITVSPVFAGLTERAGGAQDAVRHFDLAHVIHAEGFLMNRYLAPGGGR; from the coding sequence ATGATCCTCGGCCCGACCTCGGGTGACCTCGACGACGACGCGGTGGCCGCGGCCTACCCGTGGCCCGAGGAGGGCCCCTGGGTGCGGGCGATGATGGTGACCACCCTCGATGGCGCCGCAGCCGGGCCCGACGGCACCAGCGACTCGATCTCCTCCAGCGTCGACAAGGCCGTCTTCGACGCCGTCCGGCGCTTCGCGGACGCCGTCGTGGTCGGCGCCGGCACCATCCGCGCCGAGGGCTACGGCGCGATGCGGGCCAAGCCGGCCGACGTCGGGCGACGCACCGCCGCCGGCCAGGCCGCCGCCCCGGTCATCGCGATCGTCAGCGGCTCCCTCGACCTCCCGTGGGAGTCCGAGCTGTTCACGGGCTCGACCCAGCGGCCGGTCGTGCTCACCGGCTCCGGCGCCCCTACGTCCGCGCGCGACACGGCATCCCAGCACTGCGACCTGGTGGTCGCCCCCGAGGAGCGGGTGACGCCGTCGTTCGTCGTCGACACCCTCGTCGCACGCGGCCTGCGGCGCATCGTCTGCGAGGGCGGTCCGAGCCTGCTCGAGCGGTTCGTCGCCGAGGGCCGGCTCGACGAGGCCGACATCACCGTCTCCCCCGTCTTCGCCGGCCTCACCGAGCGCGCGGGTGGCGCCCAGGACGCGGTGCGCCACTTCGACCTGGCCCACGTGATCCACGCCGAGGGCTTCCTGATGAACCGCTACCTGGCTCCCGGCGGCGGCCGGTGA
- a CDS encoding MFS transporter produces MPTDHSRDDSRRVSLLLGLLFGLAGMGSSSAAIALPLIGSDLDVSAGTATWTISLYTLMLAVTTAVYGRFSDLVGIRIPLLVGVSLMTTGAVLAAAAPTFETLVLARMLQGAGAAAVPTLGVAVLNGRYSGAVRGLALGRLAGMAAAISCLGPLLGGVLEEALGWRAVMALPVLGLLVLPVLWPALTREGSGARLDLLGALLVAFTAAGVVLVVQSPSTGFVVLAAGVLLLVLGTPATIARVRRRPHGFLPMSVVRNGTVVRSAVAAAAVPASWFALLVAVPGVLVAHGWEPWQVGLLLVPSAALALVVPRVAGPLITSAGPTRAIAVAGGVATVALVIASVGATTVSAPLLGVGVLLVTVAFGLGQPAMTAAVADAVDADVRGVALGVATLVFLVGGSVGSAVVGGLGEPIGVGWSLAVLAALPLLGLATITAELRRPAVLD; encoded by the coding sequence ATGCCCACCGACCACTCCCGAGACGACTCCCGCCGCGTCTCGCTGCTCCTCGGCCTCCTCTTCGGCCTGGCCGGGATGGGGTCGTCCTCGGCGGCCATCGCGCTCCCGCTGATCGGCAGCGACCTCGACGTCAGCGCCGGGACCGCCACCTGGACCATCAGCCTCTACACCCTGATGCTCGCGGTGACCACCGCCGTCTACGGCCGGTTCTCCGACCTGGTGGGAATCCGGATCCCGTTGCTGGTCGGCGTCAGCCTGATGACGACCGGCGCCGTCCTGGCCGCCGCCGCCCCGACGTTCGAGACGCTCGTCCTGGCCCGGATGCTGCAGGGCGCCGGGGCCGCCGCGGTGCCGACGCTCGGGGTCGCCGTCCTCAACGGGCGGTACTCCGGAGCCGTGCGCGGGCTGGCCCTCGGCCGGCTCGCCGGGATGGCAGCCGCGATCAGCTGCCTGGGCCCGCTGCTCGGCGGCGTGCTCGAGGAGGCGCTCGGGTGGCGTGCGGTGATGGCGCTGCCGGTGCTCGGGCTCCTGGTGCTGCCGGTGCTGTGGCCGGCGCTCACGCGCGAGGGCAGCGGGGCGCGGCTCGACCTGCTCGGTGCGCTGCTGGTCGCGTTCACCGCCGCCGGCGTCGTCCTGGTCGTGCAGTCCCCGTCGACCGGCTTCGTCGTCCTGGCCGCCGGGGTGCTGCTGCTCGTCCTCGGCACGCCGGCCACCATCGCCCGGGTGCGGCGGCGACCGCACGGGTTCCTGCCGATGTCGGTGGTCCGCAACGGCACCGTCGTCCGCAGCGCGGTGGCCGCCGCCGCGGTGCCGGCGTCCTGGTTCGCGCTGCTCGTCGCGGTGCCCGGCGTCCTCGTGGCGCACGGCTGGGAGCCGTGGCAGGTGGGACTGCTGCTCGTGCCCAGCGCGGCCCTGGCCCTGGTGGTGCCGCGGGTCGCCGGACCGCTCATCACCTCGGCCGGTCCGACCCGGGCGATCGCGGTCGCCGGCGGCGTGGCCACCGTCGCCCTGGTGATCGCCTCGGTCGGCGCCACCACCGTCTCGGCGCCGTTGCTCGGCGTCGGGGTCCTGCTCGTCACCGTGGCTTTCGGCCTCGGGCAGCCCGCGATGACCGCCGCGGTCGCCGACGCCGTCGACGCCGACGTGCGCGGGGTCGCGCTCGGCGTGGCCACCCTGGTCTTCCTGGTCGGCGGGAGCGTCGGCTCGGCCGTCGTGGGCGGGCTGGGCGAGCCGATCGGCGTCGGCTGGAGCCTCGCCGTGCTCGCCGCGCTGCCGCTGCTCGGCCTGGCCACCATCACCGCCGAGCTGCGCCGCCCCGCCGTCCTCGACTGA
- a CDS encoding rhomboid family intramembrane serine protease, giving the protein MLVLLFLVLATGVARGLQATAVIWVVGGLGVWLVAPSGTVHLGASVLIFGWLVHLVLLRGVFSRRAREILLGVVLLVVYGSVLVGVLPGEPGVSWQGHLFGALGGALAAFLLAERERADV; this is encoded by the coding sequence GTGCTGGTCCTGCTCTTCCTGGTGCTGGCGACCGGCGTGGCTCGCGGGCTCCAGGCGACCGCGGTCATCTGGGTGGTCGGCGGGCTCGGGGTGTGGCTGGTGGCGCCGTCCGGCACGGTGCACCTCGGGGCGTCCGTGCTGATCTTCGGCTGGCTGGTCCACCTGGTGCTGCTGCGCGGCGTGTTCAGCCGTCGGGCGCGCGAGATCCTGCTCGGGGTGGTGCTGCTCGTCGTCTACGGCAGCGTGCTGGTCGGCGTGCTGCCCGGTGAGCCGGGCGTCTCCTGGCAGGGCCACCTCTTCGGGGCGCTGGGCGGCGCCCTCGCGGCGTTCCTGCTGGCCGAGCGCGAGCGCGCCGACGTCTGA
- the galE gene encoding UDP-glucose 4-epimerase GalE, whose product MKVLVTGGAGYIGSITAKALEEAGHTPIVLDSLLSGPQAFVRDRIFYEGDIADRALLRRIAEEHPDLHATIHMAARIVVPESVEKPYEYYRDNVAKSLELFDELAALGLNRVLFSSSASLYATKEGFEVTEDDALAPGSPYARTKRMIEEVLADLAVASDLRAVVLRYFNPIGSDPDLESGIYAREPSHVLGQLVLAARGQKPSFTITGTEWPTSDGTGIRDYIHVWDLARAHVRAVERFDDVLAQVDAPSTVINVGTGAGVTVRELVAAFQRVFGSEVPLTEAGPRPGDVAGAFAGVDRAAALLDWRTELSLDEAIASALAWGEKRQEILGYE is encoded by the coding sequence ATGAAGGTTCTCGTGACCGGCGGTGCCGGCTACATCGGTTCGATCACCGCCAAGGCCCTCGAGGAGGCCGGCCACACGCCGATCGTCCTCGACTCGCTGCTCAGCGGTCCGCAGGCCTTCGTGCGCGACCGGATCTTCTACGAGGGCGACATCGCCGACCGGGCGCTCCTGCGCCGGATCGCCGAGGAGCACCCCGACCTGCACGCCACGATCCACATGGCCGCCCGCATCGTCGTCCCGGAGTCGGTCGAGAAGCCCTACGAGTACTACCGCGACAACGTCGCCAAGTCGCTCGAGCTCTTCGACGAGCTCGCCGCGCTCGGCCTGAACCGGGTGCTCTTCTCGTCCTCGGCGAGCCTCTACGCCACCAAGGAGGGCTTCGAGGTCACCGAGGACGACGCCCTCGCGCCCGGCTCCCCGTACGCCCGCACCAAGCGGATGATCGAGGAGGTCCTCGCCGACCTCGCGGTGGCCAGCGACCTGCGCGCGGTGGTCCTGCGCTACTTCAACCCGATCGGCTCCGACCCCGACCTCGAGTCCGGCATCTACGCCCGCGAGCCCTCGCACGTGCTCGGCCAGCTGGTGCTCGCCGCGCGGGGCCAGAAGCCGTCGTTCACGATCACGGGCACCGAGTGGCCGACCAGCGACGGCACGGGCATCCGCGACTACATCCACGTCTGGGACCTCGCCCGCGCGCACGTGCGCGCCGTGGAGCGCTTCGACGACGTCCTGGCGCAGGTCGACGCGCCGTCGACCGTCATCAACGTCGGCACCGGCGCGGGCGTGACCGTGCGCGAGCTGGTCGCCGCCTTCCAGCGGGTCTTCGGCTCCGAGGTGCCCCTGACCGAGGCCGGTCCCCGTCCCGGCGACGTCGCGGGGGCCTTCGCCGGCGTCGACCGCGCCGCCGCCCTGCTCGACTGGCGCACCGAGCTCAGCCTCGACGAGGCCATCGCCTCGGCGCTCGCCTGGGGCGAGAAGCGCCAGGAGATCCTGGGCTACGAGTGA
- a CDS encoding reprolysin-like metallopeptidase, translated as MSGSSSAAPPPDPAFRPLDGFRPTGDKVRVEPKQYSAVRVDLARVRAELADAPAEGDGGSLVFALPTPTGGTEKFSVQRTQVLAPRLAAAHPEIATYSGRSVSRPDHTVALDVTPMGLHAAVRGPQGTGTWYVDPAYDRRGTTQHLAFFGEDTTSPEEQFAEREAPEIRRAAIRKGGNASGRAGAVVVEKRYRLALTSDPSYAAYFGTDNVLAEKATLINRVNQIYRQDLAITLQLINETDDLNFDTTEKATGANGPCGAEPCFRTVIYPDDAPADQYGDLDFCSGETLARNRLVLGQVVGASNYDVGHIALGVNGGGVAYLGVVGADYKGGGCTGLPEPKGDFFAIDYVAHEIGHQFAGNHTFNGVYRSCSGGNRNDTTSVEPGSGSSVMAYAGICRQDNLQDHTDPYFSARTLDEVNAYTGAGLPDTVEVQTVSLRGFGAPGSTVTLGFDGDTVEVDATDDRAAIEAKMATLTGQDVTVAAWGYDPYGSFTDYPAPLTEVTPTGFQVIFAPTAAPDAPGPHADVESITVVGGSAGVSGFVGETAKGGAADNGGSASLTTSDRAPEVTSVTVVRKVPTRTPFILTGRAKDADGDPLTYLWEQTDDARGRDGTALPSNQKVFGPLFRVFGTAADVSDADSLESPSPGINLATGAPSRSFPDLAQVLSGNTNARTGRCPVAPPPPPDDGPNVPLDPALVECYSEFLPTAAYQGTPGKQKGAMHFRVTVRDGRGGVAYRNVVVKVAKKAGPFLVTSQAKTSYVAKKGSTIPVRWKVNGTRKLTKKVTIYLSTNGGKTWSRTLARATANDGKQVVQLPRGVKSTKARIVVTSLKGGFYAVSKADFKIR; from the coding sequence GTGTCAGGATCGTCGTCCGCCGCCCCACCACCCGACCCCGCCTTCCGCCCGCTCGACGGCTTCCGGCCGACCGGCGACAAGGTCCGGGTCGAGCCGAAGCAGTACTCCGCCGTCCGGGTCGACCTGGCCCGGGTCCGCGCCGAGCTCGCCGACGCCCCGGCCGAGGGCGACGGCGGCAGCCTCGTCTTCGCCCTGCCCACGCCGACCGGCGGCACCGAGAAGTTCTCGGTCCAGCGCACCCAGGTGCTCGCGCCCCGTCTCGCCGCGGCCCACCCCGAGATCGCCACCTACTCCGGGCGCTCGGTCAGCCGGCCCGACCACACGGTCGCGCTCGACGTGACCCCGATGGGCCTGCACGCCGCCGTCCGCGGTCCCCAGGGCACGGGCACCTGGTACGTCGACCCCGCCTACGACCGGCGCGGCACCACCCAGCACCTCGCCTTCTTCGGCGAGGACACCACCAGCCCCGAGGAGCAGTTCGCCGAGCGGGAGGCCCCCGAGATTCGGCGCGCCGCGATCCGCAAGGGTGGCAACGCCTCCGGCCGTGCCGGCGCCGTGGTCGTGGAGAAGCGCTACCGGCTCGCGCTGACCTCCGACCCCTCCTACGCCGCCTACTTCGGCACCGACAACGTGCTCGCCGAGAAGGCCACGCTGATCAACCGGGTCAACCAGATCTACCGGCAGGACCTCGCGATCACGCTGCAGCTGATCAACGAGACCGACGACCTCAACTTCGACACCACCGAGAAGGCCACCGGCGCCAACGGGCCGTGCGGCGCGGAGCCCTGCTTCCGCACCGTCATCTACCCCGACGACGCCCCCGCCGACCAGTACGGCGACCTCGACTTCTGCAGCGGCGAGACCCTGGCCCGCAACCGACTCGTGCTCGGCCAGGTCGTCGGCGCCAGCAACTACGACGTCGGCCACATCGCGCTCGGCGTGAACGGCGGCGGCGTGGCCTACCTCGGCGTCGTCGGCGCCGACTACAAGGGCGGCGGCTGTACCGGCCTGCCGGAGCCCAAGGGCGACTTCTTCGCGATCGACTACGTCGCGCACGAGATCGGGCACCAGTTCGCCGGCAACCACACCTTCAACGGCGTCTACCGCAGCTGCTCGGGCGGCAACCGCAACGACACCACCTCGGTCGAGCCCGGCTCGGGCTCCTCGGTCATGGCCTACGCCGGCATCTGCCGCCAGGACAACCTCCAGGACCACACCGACCCGTACTTCTCGGCCCGCACCCTCGACGAGGTCAACGCCTACACCGGCGCCGGCCTGCCCGACACCGTCGAGGTGCAGACGGTCTCGCTGCGCGGCTTCGGAGCCCCCGGCTCCACGGTCACCCTCGGCTTCGACGGCGACACCGTCGAGGTCGACGCGACCGACGACCGCGCCGCGATCGAGGCCAAGATGGCCACCCTCACCGGCCAGGACGTCACCGTCGCCGCCTGGGGTTACGACCCCTACGGCAGCTTCACCGACTACCCGGCCCCGCTCACCGAGGTGACCCCCACGGGGTTCCAGGTGATCTTCGCGCCGACCGCCGCGCCCGACGCGCCCGGTCCGCACGCCGACGTCGAGTCGATCACGGTCGTCGGCGGTAGCGCCGGCGTCTCCGGGTTCGTGGGCGAGACCGCCAAGGGCGGCGCCGCCGACAACGGCGGCTCGGCGTCGCTGACCACGAGCGACCGCGCACCGGAGGTCACCTCGGTCACGGTCGTCCGCAAGGTGCCGACCCGCACGCCGTTCATCCTCACCGGCAGGGCCAAGGACGCCGACGGCGACCCGCTCACCTACCTGTGGGAGCAGACCGACGACGCCCGGGGACGCGACGGCACCGCGCTGCCGTCGAACCAGAAGGTCTTCGGACCCCTCTTCCGGGTCTTCGGCACCGCTGCCGACGTCAGCGACGCCGACTCGCTCGAGTCGCCCTCGCCCGGGATCAACCTGGCCACGGGCGCCCCGTCGCGCTCCTTCCCGGACCTGGCGCAGGTGCTGTCGGGCAACACCAACGCCCGCACCGGTCGCTGCCCGGTGGCGCCGCCGCCGCCGCCGGACGACGGCCCGAACGTGCCGCTCGACCCGGCGCTGGTGGAGTGCTACTCGGAGTTCCTGCCCACGGCCGCCTACCAGGGCACCCCGGGCAAGCAGAAGGGCGCGATGCACTTCCGGGTCACCGTGCGTGACGGCCGCGGCGGCGTTGCCTACCGCAACGTGGTGGTGAAGGTCGCCAAGAAGGCCGGCCCGTTCCTCGTGACCTCGCAGGCCAAGACGTCCTACGTCGCCAAGAAGGGCTCGACCATCCCCGTGCGGTGGAAGGTCAACGGCACCCGCAAGCTCACCAAGAAGGTGACGATCTACCTGTCGACCAACGGCGGGAAGACCTGGTCGCGCACCCTGGCGCGGGCCACGGCCAACGACGGCAAGCAGGTCGTCCAGCTGCCGCGGGGTGTGAAGTCCACGAAGGCACGGATCGTCGTGACCTCGCTCAAGGGCGGCTTCTACGCCGTCAGCAAGGCGGACTTCAAGATCCGCTGA
- a CDS encoding dihydropteroate synthase, whose product MIRLADLARLAAEHADDLAALDRPIAPLEVAGRSFDTDVRPAVMGVVNLSRDSTYRESVVTSSESALRRARVLVAQGADFVDLGAESSDATSVRVDAAEQAARLTPLIRELAAEGVLVSIESYEPAAVRAGLEAGARIVNLTGSAHDAAMFDLAAAHGAAVVLCHVLGPHARDLDPAAAGPSSDPLAGMLDGFARRIDDARARGVTALVVDPGAGFGFSLGDQRARVRHQARMLVQSFRLRSLGVPVCHSVPHSFELFEEQFRTAEGFFTVLAHLGGTGVYRTHEVPHVVAVLGALDALDVD is encoded by the coding sequence GTGATCCGGCTCGCCGACCTCGCCCGGCTGGCCGCCGAGCACGCCGACGACCTCGCCGCCCTCGACCGGCCGATCGCGCCGCTGGAGGTCGCCGGGCGCAGCTTCGACACCGACGTCCGCCCGGCCGTGATGGGGGTCGTCAACCTCTCGCGCGACTCCACCTACCGCGAGAGCGTCGTGACGTCGTCCGAGTCCGCGCTGCGCCGCGCCCGCGTGCTGGTGGCCCAGGGCGCCGACTTCGTCGACCTCGGCGCCGAGTCCAGCGACGCGACGTCGGTGCGGGTGGACGCCGCCGAGCAGGCCGCGCGACTCACGCCGCTCATCCGCGAGCTCGCCGCCGAGGGCGTACTGGTCTCGATCGAGAGCTACGAGCCGGCGGCGGTCCGGGCCGGCCTCGAGGCCGGCGCCCGCATCGTCAACCTGACCGGGTCGGCCCACGACGCGGCCATGTTCGACCTCGCCGCCGCGCACGGCGCCGCCGTGGTGCTGTGCCACGTGCTCGGTCCGCACGCCCGCGACCTCGACCCCGCCGCGGCGGGCCCGTCGTCCGACCCGCTGGCCGGCATGCTCGACGGGTTCGCCCGCCGGATCGACGACGCCCGCGCCCGCGGCGTCACCGCGCTCGTCGTCGACCCCGGGGCCGGCTTCGGCTTCTCGCTCGGCGACCAGCGCGCCCGCGTGCGCCACCAGGCCCGGATGCTCGTGCAGTCGTTCCGGCTGCGCAGCCTCGGCGTCCCGGTCTGCCACTCGGTGCCGCACTCCTTCGAGCTGTTCGAGGAGCAGTTCCGCACCGCCGAGGGCTTCTTCACCGTCCTGGCCCACCTCGGCGGCACCGGCGTCTACCGCACGCACGAGGTGCCGCACGTCGTGGCCGTCCTCGGAGCCCTCGACGCGCTCGACGTCGACTGA